From Deinococcus aestuarii, one genomic window encodes:
- a CDS encoding DUF1802 family protein yields MTTFALKEWDTQCQALTSGQSALLIRKGGIMETHEGFEVEHRSFLLYPTFLHQNPAELRPEFTGLLRDDPEPGRIVLPALAEVVAVHKVESLEQALALEPWQALTAGAIERRFHYRNRPWVHALLLRVRPLAAPRRLPETPEMLGCVSWVPLGDVTFEAGPPVLNETVLEERQAALKERLTVGARG; encoded by the coding sequence ATGACCACCTTTGCCCTCAAGGAATGGGACACCCAGTGTCAGGCGCTCACCTCCGGTCAGTCGGCCCTGCTGATTCGCAAGGGCGGCATCATGGAGACGCACGAGGGCTTCGAGGTCGAGCACCGTTCCTTTCTCCTCTACCCCACCTTCTTGCACCAGAACCCCGCCGAGTTGCGCCCCGAGTTCACGGGTCTGCTGCGGGACGATCCCGAGCCAGGCAGGATCGTGCTGCCGGCCCTGGCCGAGGTGGTGGCCGTCCACAAGGTGGAATCGCTGGAGCAAGCCCTCGCCCTGGAGCCCTGGCAGGCGCTCACGGCGGGAGCCATCGAGCGGCGCTTTCACTACCGCAACCGGCCCTGGGTCCACGCGCTGCTGCTGCGGGTTCGCCCGCTCGCGGCGCCGCGGCGGCTTCCGGAGACCCCCGAGATGCTGGGCTGCGTGAGCTGGGTGCCGCTGGGCGACGTCACCTTCGAGGCGGGCCCCCCCGTACTGAACGAGACGGTGCTGGAGGAGCGGCAGGCGGCCTTGAAGGAGCGACTCACCGTGGGGGCCCGGGGCTGA
- a CDS encoding DUF2141 domain-containing protein codes for MKNMLAVAVLGTVALSSCTLAGNPVRKDVTGQLRGFSANQNLGLALVGFNNGQYTADGTQSQVIDKFLTGGFALDLPTNLPYGTYRVIVFRDANNDNRFNTGDTVLSRDNGKLVVYAQRDNQFFNGTRRGWNLYTSASGSVQTTLLNNYDLDAIAAR; via the coding sequence ATGAAGAACATGCTTGCTGTCGCTGTCCTCGGTACCGTCGCCCTCAGCTCCTGCACCCTCGCGGGGAACCCGGTCCGCAAGGACGTGACCGGACAACTGCGCGGCTTCAGCGCCAACCAGAACCTCGGCCTCGCGCTCGTGGGGTTTAACAACGGCCAGTACACCGCCGACGGCACCCAGTCGCAGGTGATCGACAAGTTCCTGACGGGCGGCTTCGCGCTCGACCTGCCCACCAACCTGCCCTACGGCACCTACCGCGTGATCGTCTTCCGCGACGCCAACAACGACAACCGCTTCAACACCGGAGACACCGTGCTCAGCCGCGACAACGGCAAGCTCGTCGTGTACGCCCAGCGCGACAATCAGTTCTTCAACGGCACCCGCCGCGGCTGGAACCTCTACACCAGCGCGAGCGGCAGCGTCCAGACCACCCTGCTCAACAATTACGACCTCGACGCCATCGCCGCGCGGTAA
- a CDS encoding class I SAM-dependent DNA methyltransferase produces the protein MQSQPPFTALAAVYDAIMADVEYDHWADFVLTYARDGGLEVGTALDLACGTGGFTRELGAAGLRVHGLDGSAEMLRVARERLGPGVPLSVGDLRTFDLGATFDLVTCVFDSLNNLLTPDDLGAALRRARAHLRPGGLLACDLNTRLGVRELWEGGAVEGLARTPDGREVHYHWSHHHDAEADLGVVQAFCRVQGAGGAWEEFMEVHRERGYDPADLEPLLREANFARREIVEYPDYAPPSPDTPRVWVLAWAGEA, from the coding sequence ATGCAGAGTCAGCCGCCCTTCACCGCGCTCGCCGCCGTGTACGACGCGATCATGGCAGACGTGGAGTACGACCACTGGGCCGACTTCGTGCTGACGTACGCGCGCGACGGGGGACTGGAGGTCGGGACAGCCCTCGACCTCGCCTGCGGCACGGGGGGGTTTACCCGCGAACTCGGGGCGGCGGGCCTGCGGGTCCACGGCCTGGACGGCAGCGCCGAGATGCTGCGCGTGGCCCGCGAGCGGCTGGGGCCGGGGGTCCCGCTCTCCGTCGGCGACCTGCGCACGTTCGACCTGGGAGCGACTTTCGATCTCGTGACCTGCGTCTTCGACAGCCTGAATAACCTGCTGACGCCCGACGACCTGGGCGCGGCCCTCCGGCGGGCGCGGGCCCACCTGCGTCCGGGTGGCCTCCTCGCCTGTGACCTGAACACCCGGCTGGGCGTGCGGGAGCTGTGGGAGGGAGGCGCCGTCGAGGGCCTGGCCCGGACACCGGACGGGCGGGAGGTCCACTACCACTGGTCGCACCACCACGACGCGGAGGCGGACCTCGGCGTGGTGCAGGCCTTTTGCCGGGTGCAAGGCGCCGGGGGCGCCTGGGAGGAATTCATGGAGGTCCACCGCGAGCGCGGGTACGATCCCGCCGACCTCGAACCCCTGCTGCGGGAGGCGAATTTTGCGCGCCGGGAGATCGTGGAGTACCCGGACTACGCGCCGCCGTCGCCCGACACGCCGCGCGTCTGGGTTCTCGCGTGGGCGGGGGAGGCATGA
- a CDS encoding NAD(P)H-dependent glycerol-3-phosphate dehydrogenase: MSRPVPVLGAGGWGTALAVAVTRADREAVLWARRPDFASRLAEVRENREYLPGVALPNGVTVTSDLEAVVSGADFALVVVPSVGVPDLLSGLPRELGVVLCAKGLAPDGGRLTDLARELGFTRVAVLSGPNHAEEVGRGLPAATVVASADPSLAGAVQAALVSPALRVYTSTDELGVELGGVLKNVIALAAGMGDGLRLGDNAKATLITRGLREMGRYLQALGAHEDTVYGLSGLGDLVATATSRHSRNRAAGEAIARGESPAQGGKVVEGLRTAGLLDAWATAHGHDLPIVRAVAKVTGGEWTPARGLAHLMERDAKPELEG; the protein is encoded by the coding sequence ATGAGCCGTCCAGTTCCGGTGCTGGGAGCGGGCGGCTGGGGGACGGCGCTGGCGGTCGCGGTGACGCGGGCGGACCGGGAAGCCGTCCTGTGGGCCCGCCGCCCCGACTTCGCCTCCCGCCTCGCCGAGGTGCGCGAGAACCGCGAGTACCTGCCCGGTGTCGCGCTGCCGAACGGGGTGACGGTGACCTCGGACCTGGAGGCCGTCGTGTCGGGTGCCGACTTCGCCCTCGTCGTCGTCCCCAGCGTGGGTGTTCCCGATCTCCTGTCGGGCCTGCCGCGTGAACTCGGGGTGGTCTTGTGCGCCAAGGGCCTCGCGCCGGACGGGGGGCGGCTGACCGACCTCGCGCGGGAGCTGGGCTTCACCCGCGTCGCCGTTCTCAGTGGCCCCAACCACGCCGAGGAGGTGGGGCGCGGTCTGCCCGCCGCGACGGTGGTGGCGAGCGCCGACCCCTCCCTCGCCGGGGCCGTGCAGGCGGCCCTCGTCTCCCCCGCCCTGCGGGTGTACACGAGCACGGACGAGCTGGGGGTGGAACTCGGCGGGGTGCTGAAAAACGTCATCGCCCTCGCCGCCGGGATGGGGGACGGGCTGCGGCTGGGGGACAACGCGAAGGCCACCCTGATCACCCGGGGCCTGCGCGAGATGGGGCGCTACCTTCAGGCCCTCGGCGCCCACGAGGACACCGTGTACGGCCTGAGCGGGCTGGGTGACCTCGTGGCGACCGCGACGAGCCGCCACAGCCGCAACCGCGCCGCCGGGGAGGCCATCGCCCGCGGCGAGAGCCCGGCCCAGGGCGGCAAGGTGGTCGAGGGCCTGCGCACGGCGGGTCTCCTCGACGCCTGGGCCACCGCCCACGGCCACGACCTCCCCATCGTCCGCGCGGTGGCGAAGGTGACGGGCGGGGAGTGGACGCCCGCGAGGGGGCTCGCGCACCTGATGGAGCGGGACGCCAAGCCGGAACTGGAGGGGTAG
- a CDS encoding HD domain-containing protein produces MGQRELLLAAEAFALPFYTEPHRAYHNADHVRAMLDALASRGLLTPVLSLAAWGHDLVYDPRAEGNEERSAEVFGGWLREQGAPPELEADVRTLILATRHVAPPTTRNEALLVDADLSILGADSQTFAAYDAAIRQEYSFVPEEAYRSGRARVLRSFLDRERIFSTSEFAGLELQARTNLTATLEHLQEKNRPT; encoded by the coding sequence ATGGGGCAGCGTGAACTCCTGCTGGCCGCCGAGGCGTTCGCCCTGCCCTTTTACACCGAGCCCCACCGCGCCTATCACAACGCGGACCACGTGCGGGCCATGCTGGACGCCCTGGCCTCGCGCGGCCTCCTGACCCCCGTGCTCAGCCTTGCCGCCTGGGGTCACGACCTCGTGTACGACCCACGGGCGGAGGGCAACGAGGAACGGAGCGCGGAAGTGTTCGGCGGCTGGCTGCGGGAGCAGGGCGCCCCTCCTGAGTTGGAGGCGGACGTTCGGACGCTGATCCTCGCCACCCGACATGTGGCACCTCCGACCACGCGAAACGAGGCGCTGCTGGTCGATGCAGACCTGAGCATCCTGGGCGCGGATTCCCAGACCTTCGCCGCCTACGACGCCGCGATTCGCCAGGAGTACAGTTTCGTTCCCGAGGAGGCATACCGGTCCGGGCGAGCGCGGGTCCTCCGGAGCTTCCTCGACCGCGAGCGCATCTTCTCCACGTCCGAGTTCGCCGGGTTGGAGCTTCAAGCCCGAACGAATCTCACGGCGACGCTCGAACACCTGCAAGAGAAAAACCGCCCCACTTGA
- a CDS encoding V-type ATP synthase subunit D: MAGQISPTRSALLASKASLKTATGGADLLKRKRDALIGEFFALVKDALAAREQLGGVSKGAYTSLFGAKAWDSPEAVESLSLAGSGDYAVDMQIESIYGVKVPRINVPERNTQVNFSPINVGARTIQAATDFGGVMEAIVKVAATETKLRRIGEEIKKTSRRVNALEQVVIPGIQDDIRFIRGVLDQREREESFRLKKIKAKLERDKEEKNVQAGQHGTAAD; encoded by the coding sequence ATGGCAGGACAGATCAGCCCCACCCGCTCGGCCCTCCTGGCGAGCAAGGCCAGCCTCAAGACCGCGACGGGCGGCGCCGACCTCCTCAAGCGCAAGCGGGACGCCCTGATCGGCGAGTTCTTCGCGCTGGTGAAGGACGCGCTCGCCGCACGGGAGCAGCTCGGGGGCGTGAGCAAGGGGGCGTATACCAGCCTGTTCGGCGCGAAGGCGTGGGACAGCCCGGAGGCGGTGGAGAGCCTGAGCCTCGCGGGGAGCGGGGACTACGCCGTGGACATGCAGATCGAGAGCATCTACGGCGTGAAGGTGCCCCGCATCAACGTGCCCGAGCGCAACACGCAGGTGAACTTCAGCCCGATCAACGTCGGCGCCCGGACCATCCAGGCCGCGACCGACTTCGGCGGGGTGATGGAGGCCATCGTCAAGGTCGCCGCGACCGAGACGAAGCTGCGCCGGATCGGCGAGGAGATCAAGAAGACCAGCCGCCGCGTGAACGCGCTGGAGCAGGTCGTGATTCCCGGCATCCAGGACGACATCCGTTTTATCCGCGGCGTGCTCGACCAGCGCGAGCGCGAGGAGAGCTTCCGCCTCAAGAAGATCAAGGCGAAGCTGGAGCGCGACAAGGAAGAGAAGAACGTCCAGGCCGGTCAGCACGGCACCGCCGCCGACTGA
- a CDS encoding V-type ATP synthase subunit B, with translation MTTLLKKEYNDVAYISGPLLFVNAASDLAYGAIVDIKDGSGRTRGGQVISVSDENAVIQVFEETRGLDLATASVSLVEDVARLGVSREMIGRRFDGLGRPIDGLPAVVAEQRLSINGQPMNPAARAKPEEFIQTGISTIDVNTSLIRGQKLPIFSGSGLPHNELAAQIARQAKVPGHEGDFAVVFAAMGLTQREVSFFTQEFERTGALARSVLFLNRADDPAVERLLTPRMALTTAEYLAFEQGYHVLVILTDLTNYCEALREIGGAREEIPGRRGFPGYMYTDLASLYERAGVVQGKPGSVTQIPILSMPDDDITHPIPDLTGYITEGQIVVDRGLNAKGVFPPINPLPSLSRLQGNGIGKGKTRADHKNVSDQLFAAYANGLDLRKLVAITGEDALTETDKLYLRFADDFENYFIGQGDQDRSIDDSLTVAWAILSKLPQSQLTRLSRDSIDKFYGTKVDEMWRGNRI, from the coding sequence GTGACCACCCTCCTGAAGAAGGAATACAACGACGTCGCGTACATCTCGGGCCCGCTGCTCTTCGTGAACGCGGCCTCCGACCTCGCGTACGGCGCCATCGTGGACATCAAGGACGGCTCGGGCCGCACGCGCGGCGGGCAGGTCATCTCGGTCTCCGACGAGAACGCCGTCATCCAGGTGTTCGAGGAGACGCGCGGATTGGATCTCGCCACCGCCTCCGTGAGCCTGGTGGAGGACGTGGCCCGCCTGGGCGTGTCCAGGGAGATGATCGGTCGCCGCTTCGACGGCCTGGGCCGCCCCATCGACGGGCTGCCCGCCGTGGTCGCCGAGCAGCGCCTCTCGATCAACGGGCAGCCCATGAACCCGGCGGCCCGCGCCAAGCCCGAGGAGTTCATCCAGACGGGCATCTCGACCATCGACGTGAACACGTCGCTGATTCGCGGGCAGAAGCTCCCGATCTTCTCGGGCTCGGGTCTGCCCCACAACGAACTCGCGGCGCAGATCGCCCGCCAGGCTAAGGTGCCCGGCCACGAGGGCGACTTCGCGGTGGTGTTCGCGGCGATGGGCCTGACCCAGCGTGAGGTCTCGTTCTTCACGCAGGAGTTCGAGCGCACCGGGGCGCTGGCCCGCTCGGTCCTCTTCCTCAACCGCGCGGACGACCCCGCCGTCGAGCGTCTGCTCACCCCCCGCATGGCGCTGACGACCGCCGAATACCTGGCGTTCGAGCAGGGCTATCACGTCCTCGTGATCCTGACCGACCTGACGAACTACTGCGAGGCGCTGCGCGAGATCGGCGGCGCGCGTGAGGAGATTCCCGGTCGGCGCGGCTTCCCCGGCTACATGTACACCGACCTGGCGTCCCTCTACGAGCGCGCGGGCGTGGTGCAGGGCAAGCCCGGGTCGGTCACCCAGATTCCGATCCTCTCGATGCCCGACGACGACATCACCCACCCCATCCCCGACCTGACCGGGTACATCACCGAGGGGCAGATCGTGGTGGACCGTGGCCTGAACGCCAAGGGCGTGTTCCCGCCGATCAACCCGCTGCCGAGCCTCAGCCGTCTCCAGGGCAACGGCATCGGCAAGGGCAAGACGCGGGCGGACCACAAGAACGTCTCCGACCAGCTCTTCGCCGCCTACGCGAACGGCCTCGACCTGCGCAAGCTCGTGGCGATCACGGGTGAGGACGCGCTGACCGAGACCGACAAGCTGTACCTGCGCTTCGCCGACGACTTCGAGAATTACTTCATCGGCCAGGGCGACCAGGACCGCTCCATCGACGACTCGCTGACGGTGGCCTGGGCGATCCTCTCCAAGCTGCCCCAGAGCCAGCTCACCCGCCTCTCGCGCGACTCCATCGACAAGTTCTACGGGACGAAGGTGGACGAGATGTGGCGGGGGAACCGGATTTAG
- a CDS encoding V-type ATP synthase subunit A — translation MTQNKQGVVQNIAGPAVIADGMYGAKMYDIVRVGKERLVGEIIRLDGDTAFVQVYEDTSGLTVGEPVVTTNLPLSVELGPGMLNGIYDGIQRPLDKIREASGDFIARGIEVSSLDRTKKWSFTPSVQVGDTVSGSSILGTVPEFSFTHKILVPPEVQGRLRMVVPAGEYTIDDTIAELEDGTKLRMAHYWPVRAPRPVARKLDPSLPFLTGMRILDVLFPLVMGGAAAIPGPFGSGKTVTQQSVAKYGNADIVVYVGCGERGNEMTDVLVEFPELEDPKTGNPLMQRTILIANTSNMPVAAREASVYTGITLAEYFRDQGYSVSLMADSTSRWAEALREISSRLEEMPAEEGYPPYLGAKLAAFYERSGAVKTLAGEDGAVSVIGAVSPAGGDMSEPVTQATLRITGAFWRLDAGLARRRHFPAINWNGSYSLFTPILDSWYRENVGRDFPELRQRISNILQQEASLQEVVQLVGPDALQDQERLVIEAGRMLRQDFLQQNGFDPVDASASMPKNYGLMKMMLKFYDEAEAALRNGATIDEIIQNPVIEKLSRARYVPEGEFVAYGEGVMDELDRTFKRTAQGVRA, via the coding sequence ATGACGCAGAACAAGCAGGGCGTCGTGCAGAACATCGCCGGACCCGCCGTGATCGCCGACGGCATGTACGGCGCGAAGATGTACGACATCGTGCGCGTGGGCAAGGAACGCCTCGTGGGCGAGATCATCCGCCTCGACGGCGACACCGCCTTCGTGCAGGTGTACGAGGACACCTCGGGCCTCACCGTGGGCGAGCCCGTCGTGACCACCAACCTCCCGCTGTCCGTGGAGCTCGGGCCGGGGATGCTCAACGGCATCTACGACGGCATCCAGCGCCCCCTCGACAAGATCCGGGAGGCGTCGGGCGACTTCATCGCGCGCGGCATCGAGGTCTCCAGCCTCGACCGGACGAAGAAGTGGAGCTTCACGCCGAGCGTGCAGGTGGGCGACACGGTGAGCGGCAGCTCGATCCTGGGCACGGTGCCGGAGTTCTCCTTCACGCACAAGATTCTCGTGCCGCCGGAGGTCCAGGGCCGTCTGCGGATGGTCGTGCCTGCCGGGGAGTACACCATCGACGACACCATCGCCGAGCTAGAGGACGGCACGAAGTTGCGGATGGCGCACTACTGGCCCGTCCGCGCGCCGCGCCCGGTCGCCCGCAAGCTCGACCCCAGCCTGCCGTTCCTCACGGGGATGCGGATTCTCGACGTGCTGTTCCCTCTGGTGATGGGTGGGGCGGCGGCGATCCCGGGGCCCTTCGGCTCGGGCAAGACGGTCACCCAGCAGTCGGTCGCCAAGTACGGCAACGCCGACATCGTGGTGTACGTGGGCTGCGGCGAGCGCGGCAACGAGATGACCGACGTGCTGGTCGAGTTCCCGGAACTGGAAGACCCCAAGACCGGCAACCCGCTGATGCAGCGCACCATCCTGATCGCCAACACCTCGAACATGCCGGTGGCCGCGCGTGAGGCGTCGGTGTACACGGGCATCACCCTCGCCGAGTACTTCCGCGACCAGGGTTACAGCGTGTCCCTGATGGCCGACTCGACCTCCCGCTGGGCCGAGGCGCTGCGCGAGATTTCCTCCCGCCTGGAGGAGATGCCCGCCGAAGAAGGCTACCCGCCCTACCTGGGCGCCAAGCTGGCCGCCTTCTACGAGCGCTCCGGCGCCGTGAAGACCCTCGCGGGGGAGGACGGCGCGGTGTCCGTGATCGGCGCGGTTTCTCCCGCGGGCGGCGACATGTCCGAGCCCGTGACCCAGGCGACCCTGCGCATCACCGGCGCCTTCTGGCGTCTGGACGCGGGCCTGGCCCGTCGCCGTCACTTCCCGGCGATCAACTGGAACGGCTCGTACTCGCTGTTCACGCCCATCCTCGACTCGTGGTACCGCGAGAACGTGGGCCGGGACTTCCCCGAATTGCGCCAGCGCATCAGCAACATCCTCCAGCAGGAGGCCAGCCTTCAGGAGGTCGTGCAGCTCGTCGGCCCCGACGCGCTTCAGGACCAGGAGCGGCTGGTGATCGAGGCGGGGCGGATGCTGCGGCAGGACTTCCTCCAGCAGAACGGCTTCGACCCGGTGGACGCCTCGGCCTCCATGCCCAAGAACTACGGCCTGATGAAGATGATGCTGAAGTTCTACGACGAGGCGGAAGCCGCGCTGCGGAACGGTGCCACCATCGACGAGATCATCCAGAACCCGGTGATCGAGAAGCTGTCGCGCGCCCGCTACGTGCCCGAGGGGGAGTTCGTCGCCTACGGCGAGGGCGTGATGGACGAACTCGACCGGACCTTCAAGCGCACCGCCCAAGGAGTGAGAGCGTGA
- a CDS encoding V-type ATP synthase subunit F — protein sequence MTAKAGAGSQTQRVAVLADAETATGYRLAGAEVVEATPENAVRELERVIVEGRYGLVAVDTGLIPDPATATARVMRGRDLPILLPIPSLRDAFSTETVDAKAYMGKLVRDTIGFDIKL from the coding sequence ATGACCGCCAAAGCCGGAGCAGGCAGCCAGACCCAGCGGGTCGCCGTCCTCGCCGACGCCGAGACCGCCACGGGCTACCGCCTCGCGGGCGCGGAGGTCGTCGAGGCGACCCCCGAAAACGCCGTGCGCGAACTCGAACGGGTGATCGTGGAGGGGCGCTACGGCCTCGTCGCGGTCGATACCGGGCTGATCCCCGACCCGGCGACCGCCACCGCCCGGGTGATGCGCGGGCGTGACCTTCCCATCCTGTTGCCCATTCCCAGCCTGAGAGACGCCTTCTCGACCGAGACGGTGGACGCGAAGGCGTACATGGGCAAGCTCGTGCGGGACACCATCGGGTTTGACATCAAGCTTTGA
- a CDS encoding V0D/AC39 family V-type ATPase subunit, producing the protein MPDDYAYINTRVRVMRTKLLDGRALDSALASGSYQEFLRVLTETELAPQLRETTAEGAGLPELDRALSQNLFATSRKVLNFADGQARREIEVLLMRWDLVNLKTVARGIVNGRGADAILESLIPGGTIKPAALQTAAGSTDLASAATAIAVSGHPLARAMRDGAAAYGASNRLLDLEVALDQGYYRHALAVSRNTSLRRYLGREIDVRNALIARSTRGQALDPNLFVPGGHLDAGGYTRLAGGDAGGLPDAAAILEASTLEDAEVAARAALDTAARNTSMSDPEGVGVILDFLRRKEIEIAKLRLIGRGKFYNLATDQIRREVQA; encoded by the coding sequence ATGCCCGACGACTACGCTTACATCAACACGCGCGTCCGCGTGATGCGGACCAAACTGCTCGACGGGCGCGCCCTTGACTCGGCGCTCGCCTCGGGCAGCTACCAGGAGTTCCTGCGCGTGCTCACCGAGACCGAACTCGCGCCCCAACTGCGCGAGACGACCGCCGAGGGCGCGGGCCTGCCCGAACTCGACCGGGCCCTCTCGCAAAACCTCTTCGCCACCTCCCGCAAGGTCCTGAACTTCGCGGACGGGCAGGCGCGGCGGGAGATCGAAGTGCTGCTGATGCGCTGGGACCTCGTGAATCTCAAGACGGTCGCGCGCGGCATCGTCAACGGGCGGGGCGCCGACGCGATCCTGGAGAGCCTGATCCCGGGCGGCACCATCAAGCCCGCCGCCCTCCAGACCGCCGCGGGGAGCACCGACCTGGCGAGCGCCGCGACCGCCATCGCCGTCAGCGGGCACCCGCTCGCCCGGGCGATGCGCGACGGGGCCGCCGCCTACGGGGCGAGTAACCGCCTGCTCGACCTCGAAGTGGCGCTCGACCAGGGGTACTACCGCCACGCCCTCGCGGTGTCGCGGAACACCAGCCTGCGCCGTTACTTGGGCCGGGAGATCGACGTGCGCAACGCGCTGATCGCCCGGAGCACGCGCGGTCAGGCGCTCGACCCCAACCTCTTCGTGCCGGGCGGGCACCTCGACGCGGGCGGCTACACCCGGCTCGCGGGCGGGGACGCGGGCGGGCTTCCCGACGCGGCGGCCATCCTGGAGGCTTCCACCCTGGAGGACGCCGAGGTCGCGGCCCGCGCGGCGCTCGACACCGCCGCGCGCAACACGTCGATGAGCGATCCCGAGGGCGTGGGCGTGATCCTCGACTTCCTGCGCCGCAAGGAGATCGAGATCGCCAAGCTGCGGCTGATCGGGCGTGGGAAGTTCTACAACCTCGCCACCGACCAGATTCGCCGGGAGGTGCAGGCATGA
- a CDS encoding V-type ATP synthase subunit E produces MALDKLLENEAQSEIERIRAEARDRAARILADARESAQSLLDSRTRALETQRQSGLVRARSAADLELSASRLNAGEQGLGQVYGMVEQYLQGITQAPEYREILGRLITEARQAIPDAEAVEVNPAEAALARELVTDLPVRENPAINGGVRVVARGGKSGITNTLGGRLDRVKGDLAPQISRLLAGE; encoded by the coding sequence ATGGCGCTCGACAAGCTCCTCGAGAACGAAGCGCAGTCGGAGATCGAGCGCATCCGCGCCGAGGCCCGTGACCGCGCCGCCCGCATCCTTGCGGACGCCCGGGAGAGTGCCCAGAGCCTGCTCGACAGCCGCACCCGCGCCCTGGAGACGCAGCGCCAGTCGGGCCTCGTGCGCGCCCGCTCCGCCGCCGACCTCGAACTCAGCGCCTCGCGCCTGAACGCGGGCGAACAGGGCCTGGGCCAGGTGTACGGGATGGTCGAGCAGTACCTCCAGGGCATCACGCAGGCCCCCGAGTACCGCGAGATTCTGGGCCGCCTGATCACGGAAGCCCGCCAGGCCATCCCCGACGCGGAGGCCGTCGAGGTGAATCCCGCCGAGGCCGCGCTCGCGCGCGAACTCGTGACCGACCTGCCCGTGCGGGAGAACCCGGCCATCAACGGCGGCGTGCGGGTCGTGGCGCGCGGCGGTAAGAGCGGGATCACGAACACGCTGGGGGGCCGCCTCGACCGGGTGAAGGGCGACCTCGCCCCGCAGATCAGCCGCCTGCTCGCCGGGGAATAG
- a CDS encoding V-type ATP synthase subunit K yields the protein MTKYNKIVLASLVLALATSGFAQETGGASASTDELYRGLRALGAGLALGLGALGTGVAQARIGSSLVGAVAEDASKAGSLLLYFLIPETLVIFGFLALFILN from the coding sequence ATGACCAAATACAACAAGATCGTCCTCGCGTCCCTCGTCCTCGCCCTCGCCACGAGCGGGTTCGCCCAGGAGACGGGCGGCGCCAGCGCCTCGACCGACGAGCTCTACCGTGGGCTGCGCGCCCTGGGCGCGGGTCTGGCGCTCGGCCTCGGCGCGCTCGGCACGGGTGTGGCGCAGGCGCGCATCGGCTCCAGCCTGGTGGGCGCGGTGGCCGAGGACGCCAGCAAGGCGGGCAGCCTGCTGCTGTACTTCCTGATTCCCGAAACGCTCGTGATCTTCGGCTTCCTCGCGCTGTTCATCCTCAACTGA